A portion of the Pseudomonas sp. PSE14 genome contains these proteins:
- a CDS encoding D-arabinono-1,4-lactone oxidase, translated as MAAELARTPRLIPWRNWSGAQSCLPQARLAPQNLDELVQVIRQAQGKVRPVGSAHSFSALVPTDGTLVSLSYFNGLLGHDTRTLQAEFAAGTPMSQMGAALKAVGQALPNMADIDYQTLAGAISTSTHGTGVGFGSYSSHVTGLQLVTASGEVLDCDAQRHPEVFNAARVSLGAFGVATRVRLQNREAYRLRERQWIAKTEELLEDVEKNTRENQHWEMLVITHSDYALSVALNETTDPATPPLDPAEEGGNEFVSIIEDLDKYGSDFPAARRALLNSLRHIASFDDRVGDSYEIYANVRNVRFNEMEYSVPAEHGPACLREILKKIRDKDLRTWFPIEYRYVKADDIPLSMFEGRDSCSISVHQHYSMDHHNFFAAIEPIFWKYAGRPHWGKLHTLNARTLQPLYPRWKEFTEVRQALDPQGKFLNAHLASILGVA; from the coding sequence ATGGCGGCGGAGCTGGCCCGCACGCCACGCCTGATCCCCTGGCGCAACTGGTCCGGCGCGCAGAGCTGCCTGCCCCAGGCGCGCCTGGCGCCGCAGAACCTGGACGAACTGGTGCAGGTCATCCGCCAGGCCCAGGGCAAGGTGCGCCCGGTGGGCTCGGCGCACTCCTTCAGCGCCCTGGTGCCTACCGACGGCACGCTGGTGTCGCTGAGCTACTTCAACGGTCTGCTCGGCCACGACACCAGGACGCTGCAGGCGGAATTCGCCGCCGGCACGCCGATGTCGCAGATGGGCGCGGCGCTGAAGGCGGTCGGTCAGGCGCTGCCGAACATGGCCGACATTGACTACCAGACCCTGGCCGGGGCGATCTCTACCTCGACCCACGGCACCGGCGTTGGCTTCGGCTCCTATTCCTCCCACGTCACCGGACTGCAACTGGTGACCGCCAGCGGCGAAGTGCTGGACTGCGACGCCCAGCGCCACCCTGAGGTATTCAATGCCGCGCGGGTGTCCCTCGGTGCCTTCGGTGTGGCCACCCGGGTACGCCTGCAGAACCGCGAGGCCTATCGCCTGCGCGAGCGGCAGTGGATTGCGAAGACCGAGGAGCTGCTGGAGGACGTGGAGAAGAACACCCGCGAGAACCAGCACTGGGAAATGCTGGTGATCACCCATTCCGATTACGCGCTGTCCGTCGCCCTGAACGAGACCACCGACCCGGCCACACCGCCGCTGGACCCTGCCGAGGAGGGCGGCAACGAGTTCGTCAGCATCATCGAGGACCTCGACAAGTACGGCAGCGATTTCCCGGCCGCGCGCCGGGCTCTGCTCAACAGCCTGCGCCACATCGCCAGCTTCGACGACCGCGTCGGCGACTCCTACGAGATCTACGCCAACGTGCGCAACGTGCGCTTCAACGAGATGGAATACTCGGTGCCGGCGGAGCACGGCCCGGCCTGCCTGCGGGAAATCCTCAAGAAAATCCGCGACAAGGACCTGCGCACCTGGTTCCCCATCGAGTACCGCTACGTGAAGGCCGACGACATTCCCCTGAGCATGTTCGAGGGCCGCGACAGCTGTTCCATCTCCGTGCACCAGCACTACAGCATGGACCACCACAACTTCTTCGCGGCGATCGAACCGATCTTCTGGAAGTATGCGGGGCGGCCGCACTGGGGCAAGCTGCACACCTTGAACGCGCGGACCCTGCAACCGCTCTACCCGCGCTGGAAGGAATTCACCGAGGTACGCCAGGCGCTGGACCCGCAGGGCAAGTTCCTCAATGCCCACCTGGCCTCGATCCTGGGTGTGGCCTGA
- a CDS encoding type 1 glutamine amidotransferase domain-containing protein — translation MSKRILHVVTNVAHYADPSKPTGLWLGELTHAYHVFAANGYEQHLVSPKGGVSPLEPRSLKWPLLDRTAKAWLNDEASMRRLATTARPEEIDSADFDAIYFTGGHAVMWDFPDDSGLQRLTREIHERGGVVSSVCHGYCGLLNTRLSDGSLLVAGRRLTGYSWNEEVLAGVARQVPYNSEAEMKRRGARYEKALLPFVSNVIVDGRLVTGQNPQSAKATAEQVVALLK, via the coding sequence ATGAGCAAGCGCATTCTTCACGTCGTTACCAACGTCGCCCACTACGCTGACCCGTCCAAGCCGACCGGATTGTGGTTGGGCGAGCTGACCCATGCGTACCACGTCTTTGCCGCAAACGGGTATGAACAGCACCTGGTGAGCCCCAAGGGGGGCGTATCGCCCCTGGAGCCGCGCTCGCTGAAATGGCCGCTTCTCGACCGCACGGCCAAGGCGTGGTTGAACGACGAGGCGAGCATGCGGCGCCTGGCGACGACCGCGCGACCGGAGGAGATCGACTCCGCTGACTTCGATGCCATCTATTTCACCGGCGGCCATGCCGTGATGTGGGACTTTCCCGACGACTCCGGATTGCAGAGGCTCACTCGCGAAATCCATGAGCGAGGAGGCGTCGTCTCTTCCGTTTGCCATGGTTACTGCGGGTTGCTGAATACCAGGTTGTCGGACGGTAGCCTGCTGGTCGCCGGTCGGCGGCTCACCGGTTATTCCTGGAACGAGGAAGTGCTGGCCGGTGTTGCCAGGCAAGTGCCCTACAACTCCGAAGCGGAGATGAAGCGCCGGGGCGCCCGCTACGAGAAGGCTTTGCTGCCATTCGTCTCCAATGTCATCGTCGACGGTCGACTGGTTACGGGGCAGAACCCTCAGTCCGCGAAGGCGACGGCGGAGCAGGTGGTGGCGCTACTGAAATGA
- a CDS encoding c-type cytochrome, with amino-acid sequence MPKPGTPLLPAALLALAGLLAGCGEDAAPPTPRNTATLVPADPALAKIYDSSCKLCHANPASGAPLVGDAKAWSPRVAQGADSLLDHSINGYKGMPPMGMCMQCSEDEFLALISFMSGQPIQ; translated from the coding sequence ATGCCAAAACCCGGAACACCGCTGCTGCCGGCTGCCTTGCTGGCCCTGGCCGGACTGCTCGCCGGCTGCGGAGAAGACGCCGCGCCACCCACTCCTCGCAACACCGCCACCCTGGTTCCCGCCGACCCCGCCCTGGCGAAGATTTACGACAGCAGCTGCAAACTGTGTCACGCCAACCCGGCCTCCGGGGCGCCGCTGGTTGGCGATGCCAAGGCCTGGAGCCCCCGCGTCGCCCAGGGCGCGGACAGCCTGCTGGACCACAGCATCAATGGCTACAAGGGCATGCCGCCGATGGGGATGTGCATGCAGTGCTCGGAGGACGAGTTCCTCGCGCTGATTTCCTTCATGTCCGGCCAGCCAATCCAATAA
- a CDS encoding transporter yields the protein MNTIRLPRLPLAASLFIASSLSLPVQATENGVDNIGPGTDGFFVLPLDVNKLPDHMFAFNLYYNHYEAKKLDISSLGGKVPGVKITSDAIIPRLDYLSPLRVFGGRLGGYVAQPYMRQQVEMFGMQDRRESQGDTTVAPIILWDMGKDLTIGAALEITLPTGDYDATRLANTSNNFYTYKPLLSATWLPSERTELSVKATYSFNEENPDTDYRSGQLFHFDYSASYRVTDNLRLGVNGYYLKQTTDDEQYGKTVTFMGEKVDDGVRGQVFAIGPALHLTFLKYASFEVRWAKEYAVENRPEGEMLWAKLNLPFTL from the coding sequence ATGAACACTATCCGTCTCCCCAGGCTGCCGCTGGCGGCCTCCCTCTTCATTGCCTCGTCCCTCTCGCTGCCGGTCCAGGCCACCGAAAACGGCGTCGACAACATCGGCCCCGGCACCGACGGTTTCTTCGTCCTGCCGCTGGACGTGAACAAGCTGCCGGACCACATGTTCGCCTTCAACCTCTACTACAACCACTACGAGGCGAAGAAGCTGGACATCAGCTCCCTCGGCGGCAAGGTGCCGGGGGTCAAGATCACCTCCGACGCGATCATCCCCCGCCTCGACTACCTGAGCCCCCTGCGGGTATTCGGCGGGCGCCTCGGTGGCTACGTCGCGCAGCCCTACATGCGCCAGCAGGTCGAGATGTTCGGCATGCAGGACCGGCGCGAGAGCCAGGGCGACACCACGGTGGCGCCGATCATCCTCTGGGACATGGGCAAGGACCTGACCATCGGCGCCGCGCTGGAAATCACCCTGCCCACCGGCGACTACGACGCCACGCGCCTGGCCAACACCAGCAACAACTTCTACACCTACAAGCCACTGCTTTCGGCGACCTGGCTGCCCAGCGAGCGCACCGAGCTGTCGGTCAAGGCCACCTACAGCTTCAACGAGGAAAACCCCGACACCGACTACCGCTCCGGCCAGCTCTTCCATTTCGACTACTCGGCCAGCTACCGGGTGACCGACAACCTGCGCCTGGGCGTGAACGGCTACTACCTCAAGCAGACCACCGACGACGAGCAGTACGGCAAGACGGTGACCTTCATGGGCGAGAAAGTGGATGACGGCGTACGCGGCCAGGTGTTCGCCATCGGCCCCGCCCTGCACCTGACCTTCCTCAAGTACGCCAGCTTCGAGGTGCGCTGGGCCAAGGAATATGCCGTGGAAAACCGCCCCGAGGGCGAGATGCTGTGGGCCAAGCTGAACCTGCCCTTCACCCTCTGA
- a CDS encoding YadA-like family protein: MNRIYRVVWSKAQHCWHVASEFARSAGKGGRALAVLSLGALGGLYGMDSQAAAGSATERAIAGNAGLYVNDSTDSGCVFVHDTGVSGDMGWKYDGNNTNCKSNDKATQTGRVLFYGTGSQADGTNSLTLGNELYVNGGRIGLNNKIDGSNSLAIGNVGTDALGNPTGTRATAVDSVAIGNNAVASQQNALALGTGAQAQAQDGVAIGSGSIAQTKAGVAGYVPVGASQAQADAINATGSTLGAVAVGDAASGKFRQITGLAAGTQDSDAVNVAQLKGLVGSATADGVMYDDGSHNTVTLGGNTYDNSTHTGGTTITNLANGVNDSDAVNVSQLNDLANTPLTFVGNAGSVEKKLGEAMVIQGAASTTGNYSGNNLRTEVDGAGNLQLLMADDPVFNSVTTGNTLIDGNGLTINGGPSVTFNGIDAGNRKIINVYPGDLSANSSEAVNGSQLYATNQQVEQNTSDISNVTNTINNYSNGTAGPVQRTGTDQLSLIASGGDALNPGNAQVLNNVANGAVNSSSLDAVNGSQLYGLASSTANAMGGGSTVNPDGSISAPTYYVDGMTVNNVGDAITHIDGRVTQNTTNITSLQQDALQWSDALGAYDASHGSGDAQKITNVAAGDISADSTDAVNGSQLNATNQQVDANTNKITNLDGRVTNVEGDVTNLDGRVTNIYDTGTKYFHANSTGTDSIASGVDSVAIGMGAIASHDGSVALGAGSIANGSTLGHEAYLVGGTATGEVNIGDRRVTGLSAGADDTDAVNVAQLKAITSGAVADAVMYDNSSHDSITLGGPTYNSLTKNGGTRITNVARGENDSDAVNMSQLNETNAQVSNIDGRVTNVEGSITSINNGGGIKYFHANSTKADSVASGADSVAVGPNAQSSGNGSVAMGEGASATADGSVALGQGASDNGRGAESYIGKYSNAANASVGTVSVGNAATGETRTLSNVADGKQATDAVNLRQLDGAVAESKQYTDDSIQNVNTQVANVTTNVSKLDNRVTNVEGDVSKVQNGTDGMFQVNNTSHLPKPKSTGADSVAGGAGAEAAGANSAAIGTRSRASGQNATALGNGAKAGADNSVALGANSTADRANSVSVGSAGNERQITNVAAGTAPSDAVNVSQLQQSMGDISNQFYDYTDSRYNALRHDLKKQDDILSAGIAGAMAMATLPQPYVPGASMAAVGLGNYRGQGALAVGVSRISDNGKWVTKLQATSSTQGDAGIAAGVGYQW; encoded by the coding sequence ATGAACAGGATTTATCGTGTCGTCTGGTCCAAAGCCCAGCATTGCTGGCATGTGGCCTCGGAATTCGCCCGCAGCGCCGGCAAGGGAGGGCGCGCACTGGCCGTGCTCAGCCTCGGCGCACTGGGTGGACTGTATGGCATGGATTCCCAGGCTGCCGCCGGTTCCGCCACGGAACGGGCCATCGCCGGGAATGCCGGCCTGTACGTCAACGACAGCACCGACTCGGGCTGCGTGTTCGTGCATGACACCGGTGTCAGCGGCGACATGGGCTGGAAGTACGACGGCAACAACACCAACTGCAAGTCCAACGACAAGGCGACCCAGACCGGCCGGGTGCTGTTCTACGGCACCGGTAGCCAGGCCGACGGCACCAACTCGCTGACCCTCGGTAACGAGCTGTACGTCAACGGTGGCCGCATCGGTCTGAACAACAAGATCGACGGCAGCAACTCCCTGGCAATCGGCAACGTAGGCACCGATGCGCTGGGCAATCCCACCGGCACTCGCGCCACCGCTGTCGACTCGGTTGCCATCGGCAACAACGCGGTGGCCAGCCAGCAGAACGCGTTGGCACTGGGCACCGGTGCTCAGGCGCAAGCCCAGGATGGCGTCGCCATCGGTTCCGGCTCGATTGCCCAGACCAAAGCCGGCGTGGCCGGCTATGTCCCTGTAGGTGCATCACAGGCTCAGGCCGACGCCATCAATGCCACCGGCAGTACGCTGGGCGCCGTGGCCGTCGGTGATGCCGCCAGCGGCAAATTCCGCCAGATCACCGGCCTTGCCGCCGGTACCCAGGACAGCGATGCGGTCAACGTGGCGCAACTCAAGGGCCTGGTCGGCAGTGCCACCGCCGACGGGGTGATGTATGACGACGGCAGCCACAACACCGTGACCCTGGGTGGCAACACCTATGACAACAGCACCCACACCGGCGGCACTACCATCACCAACCTGGCCAATGGGGTGAACGACAGCGATGCGGTGAACGTCTCGCAACTCAACGACCTGGCCAATACCCCGCTGACCTTTGTCGGCAACGCCGGTTCGGTGGAGAAGAAGCTGGGTGAGGCAATGGTCATCCAGGGTGCCGCCAGCACAACGGGCAACTACTCGGGCAACAACCTGCGGACCGAAGTGGATGGCGCCGGCAACCTGCAACTGCTGATGGCCGATGACCCCGTGTTCAACTCGGTGACCACCGGCAATACGCTGATCGACGGCAACGGCCTGACCATCAATGGCGGTCCGAGCGTGACCTTCAATGGCATCGATGCCGGTAACCGGAAGATCATCAACGTCTACCCCGGCGACCTCAGCGCCAACTCGTCCGAAGCGGTCAATGGTTCGCAGCTGTATGCAACCAACCAGCAGGTGGAGCAGAACACCAGTGACATCAGCAATGTCACCAACACCATCAACAACTACAGCAATGGCACGGCCGGCCCGGTGCAGCGCACGGGCACCGACCAGCTCTCGCTGATCGCCTCCGGCGGCGATGCTCTCAACCCTGGCAACGCCCAGGTACTGAACAATGTGGCCAACGGTGCGGTCAACTCGAGCTCCCTCGATGCGGTCAACGGTTCCCAGTTGTATGGCCTGGCCAGTTCCACCGCCAACGCCATGGGGGGAGGTTCGACGGTCAACCCGGACGGCTCGATCTCCGCCCCGACCTATTACGTCGATGGCATGACGGTCAACAACGTCGGGGATGCCATTACCCACATCGACGGCCGCGTAACCCAGAACACCACCAACATCACCAGCCTGCAGCAGGATGCGCTGCAGTGGAGCGATGCACTGGGCGCCTACGATGCCAGCCATGGCTCGGGCGATGCGCAGAAGATCACCAACGTAGCCGCAGGCGACATCAGCGCTGACTCGACCGACGCGGTCAACGGCTCGCAACTGAACGCGACCAACCAGCAGGTGGATGCCAATACCAACAAGATCACCAACCTGGATGGCCGGGTGACGAACGTGGAAGGCGACGTGACCAACCTTGACGGTCGTGTCACCAACATCTACGACACCGGCACCAAGTACTTCCACGCCAACTCCACCGGCACCGATTCGATCGCCTCTGGCGTGGACTCGGTGGCCATCGGCATGGGCGCGATCGCCAGCCATGACGGCAGCGTTGCCCTGGGCGCCGGCTCCATCGCCAACGGCAGCACCCTGGGCCACGAAGCCTACCTGGTGGGCGGTACCGCCACGGGCGAAGTCAACATCGGCGACCGCCGCGTGACCGGCCTGTCGGCCGGTGCCGACGACACCGATGCGGTCAACGTCGCCCAGCTCAAGGCCATCACCAGCGGTGCAGTGGCTGATGCGGTGATGTACGACAACAGCAGCCACGACAGCATCACCCTGGGCGGCCCAACCTATAACAGCCTGACCAAAAATGGCGGTACCAGGATCACCAACGTCGCTCGCGGCGAGAACGACAGCGACGCGGTGAACATGTCCCAGCTCAACGAGACCAACGCCCAGGTCAGCAACATCGATGGTCGCGTCACCAACGTCGAGGGCAGCATCACCAGCATCAACAATGGTGGCGGCATCAAGTATTTCCACGCCAACTCGACCAAGGCCGACTCGGTTGCCAGTGGTGCCGATTCCGTCGCCGTGGGTCCGAACGCCCAGTCCAGCGGCAATGGCTCCGTCGCCATGGGCGAGGGCGCCAGTGCCACGGCCGATGGCAGTGTGGCCCTGGGGCAAGGCGCCAGCGACAACGGCCGTGGCGCGGAAAGCTACATCGGCAAGTACTCCAACGCGGCCAACGCCAGCGTCGGCACCGTTTCGGTGGGCAATGCCGCCACCGGTGAAACCCGTACCCTCAGCAACGTCGCCGATGGCAAGCAAGCCACCGATGCGGTCAACCTGCGCCAGCTCGACGGCGCCGTGGCCGAGTCCAAGCAGTACACCGACGACTCCATCCAGAACGTCAACACCCAGGTCGCCAACGTCACGACCAACGTCAGCAAGCTCGACAACCGGGTGACCAACGTCGAGGGCGACGTGAGCAAGGTGCAGAACGGCACCGACGGCATGTTCCAGGTGAACAACACCAGCCACCTGCCCAAGCCGAAGTCCACCGGGGCTGATTCGGTTGCCGGCGGTGCCGGCGCCGAGGCTGCCGGCGCCAACAGCGCGGCCATCGGCACCCGCTCGCGGGCGAGCGGCCAGAACGCCACGGCACTGGGCAATGGCGCCAAGGCTGGGGCAGACAACTCGGTGGCGCTGGGTGCGAACTCGACGGCCGATCGCGCCAACAGCGTGTCCGTCGGCAGTGCCGGCAACGAACGGCAGATCACCAACGTGGCCGCAGGCACGGCGCCGAGCGATGCGGTGAACGTCAGCCAGTTGCAACAGAGCATGGGTGACATCTCCAACCAGTTCTACGACTACACCGACTCCCGCTACAACGCGCTGCGCCACGACCTGAAGAAACAGGACGACATCCTCAGCGCCGGCATCGCCGGGGCCATGGCCATGGCGACCTTGCCGCAACCCTACGTACCGGGCGCGAGCATGGCCGCCGTCGGCCTGGGCAACTACCGCGGACAGGGCGCGCTGGCCGTCGGCGTCTCGCGGATATCCGACAACGGCAAGTGGGTGACCAAGCTGCAGGCCACTTCCAGCACTCAGGGTGATGCCGGCATTGCCGCCGGTGTCGGTTACCAGTGGTGA
- a CDS encoding response regulator — MATVLLADATPIVRSALRDLLEDMGHEVVQEAADVPTALSLTRECKPQLVILEIALPGSDGLDLLRRLRARDASQKVLVYSRQNAAHFAPLCFQSGASGFVSKQEDMAILRKAIADVLAGRGHFAREHMQPGGGNELDCLTRRESAVLQLIAEGKTNLRIAEELRISFKTVSTYKAHLLEKLHVSSNVELAEVARRNGLVAGHEPAGGAVVAAALPAELGLLRHLVDAAPNPMFVRSTEGQLLFCNQKFLDYYRISAEEALGSGFADAHWFPPAVRKTLPDGFARVAREGVPMAVTTRVEIFGEARVMHYWMVPYRDDQGRASAILGGLQDVTESEGQLVTLRDQLLAAEAHERRQAEFYEASLQELAGRVAALGLHPATPGLSALNVRLERLRRLCQLPEKSVATATQACDLPALIERCLAGQPETLFGVQRIDARRVWLDTGAFTEWMATALGLLQPDIDHPALIHLDMRVREQGRVHARMELSGQPAPESIIDLNHCRRMAEYLEGSFAHGRHDDRVEIELELMLPQAGPA; from the coding sequence ATGGCTACGGTGCTGCTCGCCGACGCCACGCCCATTGTGCGTAGCGCGCTGCGTGATCTGCTGGAGGATATGGGGCACGAGGTCGTGCAGGAAGCAGCCGACGTGCCGACGGCGCTCAGCCTGACGCGCGAGTGCAAGCCGCAACTGGTGATCCTGGAGATCGCACTGCCCGGTTCCGACGGGCTCGACCTGCTGCGCCGCCTGCGCGCGCGCGATGCCTCGCAGAAGGTGCTGGTCTACAGCCGCCAGAACGCCGCGCACTTCGCCCCCCTGTGTTTCCAGTCGGGCGCCAGCGGCTTCGTCAGCAAACAGGAGGACATGGCGATCCTGCGCAAGGCGATCGCCGACGTCCTCGCGGGGCGCGGCCATTTCGCCCGCGAGCACATGCAGCCAGGCGGTGGCAACGAGCTGGATTGCCTGACGCGGCGCGAGTCCGCCGTGCTGCAGCTGATCGCCGAAGGCAAGACCAATCTGCGCATCGCCGAAGAGCTGCGCATCAGCTTCAAGACGGTCAGCACCTACAAGGCGCACCTGCTGGAAAAACTCCATGTCAGTTCGAACGTCGAACTGGCCGAAGTGGCTCGGCGCAATGGCCTGGTGGCCGGCCATGAGCCCGCGGGGGGCGCCGTGGTGGCCGCTGCGCTCCCGGCGGAGCTGGGCCTGTTGCGCCACCTGGTGGACGCGGCTCCCAACCCGATGTTCGTACGATCGACAGAGGGGCAACTGCTGTTCTGCAACCAGAAATTCCTCGACTACTACCGCATCAGTGCCGAGGAGGCACTGGGCTCGGGATTCGCCGATGCCCACTGGTTCCCTCCCGCCGTGCGCAAGACGCTTCCCGACGGCTTTGCCCGCGTCGCCCGTGAAGGCGTGCCGATGGCGGTCACCACGCGCGTGGAAATATTCGGCGAGGCCAGGGTCATGCATTACTGGATGGTGCCGTACCGCGATGACCAGGGGCGGGCCAGTGCGATCCTCGGCGGGTTGCAGGACGTCACCGAGAGCGAGGGGCAACTGGTGACGCTGCGCGATCAGTTGCTTGCCGCCGAGGCGCATGAGCGCCGTCAGGCAGAATTCTACGAGGCTTCGCTGCAGGAGCTGGCTGGGCGTGTCGCCGCGCTCGGGCTGCACCCGGCCACGCCTGGACTCTCCGCGCTGAACGTCCGCCTGGAACGGTTGCGACGCCTGTGCCAGTTGCCGGAAAAATCGGTCGCCACGGCCACCCAGGCCTGCGACCTGCCAGCCCTCATCGAGCGCTGCCTGGCCGGCCAGCCGGAAACGCTGTTCGGCGTTCAACGCATCGATGCACGGCGCGTCTGGCTGGACACCGGCGCGTTCACCGAATGGATGGCGACCGCGCTCGGTCTGCTGCAACCCGATATCGACCATCCGGCGCTGATCCACCTCGACATGCGCGTCCGTGAACAGGGCCGGGTCCACGCAAGGATGGAGCTGAGCGGCCAGCCCGCACCGGAAAGCATCATCGATCTCAACCACTGCAGGCGGATGGCGGAGTACCTGGAGGGAAGCTTCGCCCACGGGCGGCATGATGATCGCGTGGAAATCGAGCTCGAACTGATGCTGCCCCAGGCAGGCCCGGCATGA
- a CDS encoding DSD1 family PLP-dependent enzyme: protein MKRRHFIVGAAGAGVLLAGAGAWLRPTDKGAPYSDYFARLNRELREHGPMRPVMLIDLDRLDHNVDVVMQSVRRAGKQLRLVEKSLPSPQLLDYIARRAGTRRLMSFHQPFLNHDAERFPDADLLLGKPLPVRSAQEFYQNLRGPFDPTTQLQWLLDTPERLQQYLALAQGLNTRMRINIELDVGLHRGGVADHATLGRMLTLIGANPQHLEFAGFMGYDPFVGMGVPGILGSPEELFAKVMKLYDGFVDYARTQHAALWKPGLTLNTAGSPSYRMHEHERTSSEVSVGSALVKPTHYDLPSLVDHQPAAFIATPVLKSTGAVEIPALDDRSALFSWWDPNQRGTFFIYGGNWLAEPESPAGLQFNGLYGRSSNQEMVNGSSAVGLKVDDQVFLRPTQSESILLQFGDLLAVRGGRIVEHWPVYS from the coding sequence ATGAAGCGACGCCACTTCATCGTCGGCGCGGCCGGAGCGGGCGTCCTGCTCGCCGGTGCCGGCGCCTGGCTACGCCCCACTGACAAGGGGGCCCCGTATAGCGACTACTTCGCCCGGCTGAACCGCGAGTTGCGCGAGCACGGGCCGATGCGCCCGGTGATGCTGATCGACCTGGACCGGCTGGATCACAACGTCGACGTGGTGATGCAGTCGGTTCGCCGCGCCGGCAAGCAGCTGCGGCTGGTAGAGAAGTCCCTGCCATCGCCACAACTGCTCGATTACATCGCCAGGCGCGCCGGCACCCGCCGGCTGATGTCGTTCCACCAGCCTTTCCTCAACCACGATGCCGAGCGCTTCCCCGACGCCGACCTGTTGCTGGGCAAGCCGCTGCCGGTGCGCTCGGCGCAGGAGTTCTACCAGAACCTTCGCGGCCCGTTTGATCCGACGACCCAGCTGCAATGGCTGCTGGACACCCCCGAGCGCCTGCAGCAGTACCTGGCCCTGGCGCAGGGATTGAACACCCGGATGCGGATCAATATCGAGCTGGACGTCGGCCTGCACCGTGGCGGCGTGGCTGATCACGCAACCCTGGGGCGGATGCTCACGCTGATCGGCGCCAACCCGCAGCACCTGGAGTTCGCCGGCTTCATGGGCTACGACCCCTTCGTCGGCATGGGCGTGCCCGGCATCCTCGGCTCGCCGGAAGAACTCTTCGCCAAAGTCATGAAGCTCTACGATGGCTTCGTCGATTACGCCCGCACGCAACATGCCGCGCTCTGGAAACCGGGGCTGACGCTCAACACCGCCGGCAGCCCGAGCTACCGCATGCACGAGCACGAGCGCACCAGCAGCGAGGTGTCGGTGGGGTCGGCGCTGGTCAAGCCGACGCACTACGACCTGCCGTCGCTGGTGGACCACCAGCCCGCAGCCTTCATCGCCACGCCAGTGCTCAAGAGCACCGGCGCGGTGGAGATTCCGGCGCTGGACGACAGGTCGGCGCTGTTCTCCTGGTGGGATCCGAACCAGCGCGGGACCTTCTTCATCTACGGCGGCAACTGGCTGGCCGAGCCCGAGTCGCCTGCTGGCCTGCAATTCAACGGCCTGTACGGGCGCAGCTCCAACCAGGAGATGGTCAACGGTTCCAGCGCCGTGGGGCTCAAGGTGGACGACCAGGTGTTCCTGCGGCCGACCCAGTCCGAATCGATCCTGCTGCAGTTCGGCGACCTGCTGGCGGTGCGCGGCGGCCGCATCGTCGAGCACTGGCCGGTCTATAGCTGA
- a CDS encoding AraC family transcriptional regulator, whose protein sequence is MPSTPIDTQLDVALVSPFLLQTLAEVASEKGVSSERLCLGLGFTVEELQDPAQRISYRQAVSMIQRALAALPERGLGLWVGNHNVLGTLGLLGHVLSLCKTLRDAFEIGRRFQHTTGSMAVCNLIEGPAESFVEVECRLPYADVQVFAVEEFFASLLVYNRTLIGSEFQPLRFEFTHAAPSYEDEYRRLLGPNLRFGCLHNRMVIASHWLDLQLPSHQPVALRQALNLLEVECAQVQQKMDLLETVERAIARDLAHGSHIDKVAADLNMSSRTLRRRLGEHETTFDALQERVRRARAMSLLSNPDLPIERIAEALGYSDVRGFRRAFKRWTGRSPSACRDEVAGTAH, encoded by the coding sequence ATGCCCAGCACACCCATCGACACCCAGCTCGACGTGGCCCTGGTTTCGCCCTTCCTGCTGCAGACCCTCGCCGAGGTCGCCAGCGAAAAGGGCGTGAGCAGCGAGCGCCTGTGCCTGGGGCTCGGCTTCACGGTCGAGGAACTGCAGGACCCGGCCCAGCGCATCTCCTACCGCCAGGCCGTAAGCATGATCCAGCGCGCGCTGGCGGCGCTGCCGGAGCGCGGCCTGGGACTCTGGGTGGGCAACCACAACGTGCTCGGCACCCTCGGCCTGCTCGGCCACGTGCTGTCCCTGTGCAAGACCCTGCGCGATGCCTTCGAGATCGGCCGGCGCTTCCAGCACACCACCGGCAGCATGGCGGTGTGCAACCTGATCGAAGGCCCCGCGGAGAGCTTCGTCGAAGTCGAATGCCGCCTGCCCTATGCCGATGTCCAGGTGTTCGCGGTGGAGGAGTTCTTCGCCAGCCTGCTGGTCTACAACCGCACGCTGATCGGCAGCGAGTTCCAGCCCCTGCGCTTCGAGTTCACCCATGCCGCGCCGAGCTACGAGGACGAGTACCGGCGCCTGCTGGGGCCGAACCTGCGCTTCGGCTGCCTGCACAACCGCATGGTGATCGCCAGCCACTGGCTCGACCTGCAACTGCCCAGCCACCAGCCGGTCGCCCTTCGCCAGGCGCTCAACCTGCTTGAGGTGGAGTGCGCCCAGGTGCAGCAGAAGATGGACCTGCTGGAAACGGTCGAGCGCGCCATCGCCCGAGACCTGGCTCATGGCAGCCACATCGACAAGGTCGCCGCCGACCTCAACATGAGCAGCCGCACCCTGCGCCGGCGCCTGGGCGAACACGAGACGACCTTCGACGCGCTGCAGGAGCGGGTGCGCCGGGCGCGGGCCATGAGTCTGCTGAGCAACCCGGACTTGCCCATCGAGCGCATCGCCGAGGCCCTCGGCTACAGTGACGTGCGCGGCTTCCGCCGGGCCTTCAAGCGCTGGACCGGCCGCAGCCCGTCCGCCTGCCGCGACGAGGTGGCGGGAACGGCGCACTGA